CGACCGTGCGGCGCGTGCTGCGCTCACGCCGCTTCAGCCCGGCGCCTCGAAATCTCGATACTTCCTGGCGGGCCTTCCTGCGCGCCCAGGCCAAGGGGCTTCTGGCCTGCGATTTCTTCCACGTTGACACTATCTTTCTGAAGCGCTTGTACGTGTTGTTCATGATGGAGGTTCGTACCCGGCGCGTACACATCGTGGGCGTGACCTCCCACCCGACCGGCGCCTGGACCGTTCAGCAAGCCCGCAATCTCCTGATCGACCTCGGCGAGCAAGCAGCATTGTTCCGTTTCCTCATCCGCGATCGGGATGCCAAGTTCACTGCCGTCTTCGATGAGATCTTTGCCGCCGCGGGCATCACGGTGCTGAAGACGCCGCCGCGGACACCTCGGGCGAATTGCTATGCCGAGCGGTGGATCCGTACGGTGCGCGCCGAATGCACCGACCGCACGCTGATCTACGGTGAACGTCACCTGCGCGCGGTCCTGGAGGAGTACGTCGGTCACTACAACGGCCACCGACCTCACCAGGCGCGCGGGCAACGACCACCCGATCAAGATGAACAGGTGGTGGTGCCGACGGAAGGCCGGATCGAACGCCGCAAAGTGCTCGGTGGCGCGATCAACGAGTACCGCCGAGCCGCATAATCCAGGTGGAGAAACTCCAGCTCAAGCCGTACATACAAGTTTTGAAGCACTACACGACCCTGCTGGTTAACTCGGATTTGCCAGTCTGCTTCGTGATCTGATGGTGCCTGTCCTGGATCATGAGCGTTGTGGCAGCAGTCGTCGTCGTTGTCTTCGTCCTGGCTGCCGAGGTGGATGGAGGCGGCGATGTCGATGCAGCCCAGGCCGTGGCCGGAGCCGACACCCGAGGTCGCGGCGGCGGTTCGGGCGATCTACCAAGGGAAGCGGCAGGTGCCGTTACCGGTCCGGGTGCGCGATGAGTTAGGCGAGGTGTTCGCCGATGAAGTGTTCGCCGCCGCGTTCGGGCGCGAGGGCAGGCCGGGCTGGTCGCCGGGCCGGCTGGCGTTGATCACGGTGTTGCAGCGGGTGGACAACCTCACAGACCGGCAGGCGGCCGAGGCGGTTGCCACCGATCTGACCTGGAAGTACGCACTCGGCCTGGACTTGAACGATCCCGGCTTTGATGCCAGTGTGCTGAGCGAGTTCCGCTCCCGGGTGATCGCCCACGGGCTGGAGGAAAGGCTGTACCGCGTCAAAACTCGCGCATAGGGACTTAGCTGGTGTTTCTCCGGCCGACTATGCGGCTCGGCGGTACTCGTTGATCGCTCCTCCGAGGACCTTGTGGCGTTCGATCCGGCCTACCATCGGCACCACCACCGGTTCGTCTTGATCGGGTGGTCGTTGCCCACGAGCCTGATGCGGGCGATGCCCGTTGTAGTGATCGAGATATTCGTTCAGGACCGAGCGAAGGTGACGTTCGCTGTAGATCAGCATGCGGTCGGCGCACTCGGCCCGCACCGTCCGGACCCTGTACCGCGTCAAAACGCAGTCGCGACGCCTCTGAGCTGTGGTTTGACGGGGTCTGCCCCTGAGGACAAGATCACGCTTTGTGTCTGTTCGTCTGCTCTACCTCATTACGGTCCGGGTGTTCGGCTGGCTGATGTTGCTGGGTCGCACCCAAGCGTCGAAGAACGTGGAGATCCTGGTCCTGCGTCACGAGGTGGCAGTGCTGCGGCGTCAGAACGGACGCCCGAAGCCGGACTGGGCCGACCGGGCCATTCTCGCGGCGTTGGCCCGGTCTTTGCCGGCGATATTACGCGCTCATCGGCTTGTCACCCCGGCGACGTTGCTGACTTGGCACCGGCGTCTGCTGCGAGGGGCCTGGACCTATCCGCATCGCGGCGGACGGCCAAGGACGAGCAGGGAGGTCCGGGACCTGATCATTCGCCTGGCGCGCGAGAACCCTGCGTGGGGCTACCGCCGCGTGCAGGGGGAACTGGCGCGGCTCGGCTATCAGGTCAGCGAGGCGACTGTGCGGCGCGTTCTGCGCTCCCGCCGCTTCACTCCGGTACCTCGAAATCTCGCCACCTCGTGGCGCGCCTTCCTGCGATCGCAGGCCAAGGGGCTTTTGGCGTGCGACTTCTTCCATGTTGACACGATCTTTCTGAAGCGCCTGTACGTGTTGTTCGTGATGGAAGTCCACACGCGGCGCGTCCACATCTTGGGTGTGACCTCCCACCCGGCCGGCGCGTGGACCGCTCAGCAGGCCCGCAATCTCTTGATAAACCTCGGCGAGCGAGCGGCGTCGTTCCGCTTCCTCATCCGCGATCGAGACGCCAAGTTCATCGCCGTCTTCGATGAGATCTTCGCCTCCGTGGGTATCACGGTGCTGAAGACGCCGCCGCGGACACCGCGGGCGAATTGCTATGCCGAGCGGTGGATCCGTACCGTACGCGCCGAGGTCACCGACCGCATGCTGATCTACGGTGAACGTCACCTGCGCGCGGTACTGGACGAGTACATCGATCACTACAACGGCCACCGACCCCACCAGGCGCGCGGGCAACGACCACCGGATCAAGACGAGCAGACTGTGGTACCAACGCAAGGCCGAATCGAACGCCACAAGCTACTCGGAGGAGCGATCAACGAGTACCGCCGAGCTGCATAGCCCGGCCGGAGAACCCCAGCTCAGACCATGCGCGCGAGTTTTGACGCGCTACAGGATCCCCGACGCGGCCGGACTATCTCACGGTTCGATTCCGCAAACTGGTACAAGCCAGCAACCTGCCACCCATCCGGCTCCACGACCTACGGCACGGTACTGCCACTCTCGCCCTGGCCTCGGGATCCGATCTGCGCGTGGTGCAGGGCACGCTGGGGCACCGCAGCATCGTGGTGACCTCGGACATCTACACATCGGTGCTGCCGGAGGTCTATCACCAGTCCGCCCAAGCCATCGCACGGCTGGTCCTGGCCAGAGCGCGCAAGACCGCACGGAAGGCTCGGAAGATGGCGGCCTGACCGAATGACCCAGATGTGACCCACACGTGTCTCATGATCAGTAAGAGTCTTTCCGATACGGCGAGAAGCCGCAGGTAGGAGTGGTAGGGCGCCCGGGGCTCGAACCCGGAACCTACGGATTAAAAGGGCCGGGCCGCACTATATCTCAACGTATCACTCTGCCCGAGAAAGCCGCTTTCAAAATGTCCAAGAATGCCGCCCCGTGCTATCCCGTATCAGGTGCCGACGAGCATCCACCGAGCAACCATGGGGCGGGTAGCATCCCTTGACCGTTCTCATTTTACATACGATTGGCGAGCTGACGTCGTAAGCATTCACGTCCTGCGCCTTTCGCGCTTTGATGATCGCACTGTGTGATCGTTGAGAGGCATGCAAGGGAACGGCTGCGCCGGAGCGTCAGGCCGTGGCCGGGTCGGGTGGCATCCAGAGGTGGCCGAGGAGGGCGTCGCGCAGGACGGTCATGACGTCGAGGCCGTGTTTGAGCGCGGTGGACAGGTAGCCGCGTACGGCGTATCGCTGCTCGGTGGCCTTCTCCGAGCGGAGCCTGCCGGAGATCTTCTGCTGGGTTTTCGCTGGTCGCAGGTCGCGCTCGGCCTGGTTGTTCGTGGGAGGGATCCGCAGATCGTAAGCGAAGCGCAGGACATCGTCGGCGCGGTCGCGCAGCACCTCCAACAGCACCCGGCCGACCGGCTGGGTGACGGTCTTGGCCGGACCGGGCAGGCGCTTGACCTGCGACAGGCCGACGGCGACCCCGCCGCGGAACATCCTGGCGAACATCGCCTGGGTGCCCGCCGCGATGGCGCCCTCGCCGCGGGCGCGGGCGAGGTTGGCGGCGTGGATCAGGCCGCGCAGCGCCATCTGCAGTTGGCGGGGCCAGTGCGCGTCGGGGTAGGTCTCGGCACAGTCCTCAAGATCACGCAGCAGGTGTGCCGCACACAGTTGATGATCGCGTTCCCCGAGGTCGGTGGCGTCGTAGTTCTGGTAGCGGTCGTGCACCACCACGCCGGTCAGGTCGGCCAGCACGAACCGCTTGAAGGTCTCCAGGTCCCGCCCGCCGAGCATGTACCAGGTCAGCAGCTGGTCGCAGGCAACCAGCAGGTACTTCTTGGCCTTCTTCGGTTCGACCCGGATCGGCGTCTCGTCGCAGCACACCACGTAGGCGAGGGTGAGCAGCATCCGGATGCGCACATTCGCGCAGGCGACCGCGGCGGCGGCCCGGCCGATCAAGGAGTACACGAACCCGGGCGAGGGCTCCGCGCCGGTCAGCGAGGCCACCAGCTCGGCGACCCGGTGCACCGGAATCGCGTGCACGACCAGCAGATACACACACCACGCCCGCAGACTGACGCCGAGACTGACCGGCGCGGCGGGCACGCCCGGCGGGCGCGGCGCGGTGTGCACGGCGCCGCACCGGCAGGCCATGGTGTGCAGGTGATGCTCAAAACGCCGGGCCACCACCAGCGGAATCTCGATCTGCTGGTGGCGGGCCGTCACCCCCAGATCGGCCGCCTGACCGAGATCGGCCCCGCACCCGCACGGGCCTTGCGGATAGTGCTCGACGATGTCGCCGTCGGCGACCTCATCGGACCAGGCCAGCGCCTTGCCCTGCGCGCCGGGCTGCTTACCCTGCCGGCGCCGACCGGGGCCGTCGGCCTTCCGCTCCTTCGGCTGCTTGCGGCCGGGAAGGTCGTCGACTGAGGGCGGCATCCCCGAGTTGCCGCTGATCCGCGAGACCAGCCGCTCCAGCTTGGCCACCCGCTCACGCAGCGCGGCGTTCTCGGCCATGAGCGCGCGCGTCAGAGCGATCAGCTCCTCGCGGGACAGCTCCTCCAGGCCGGACACCCGAAGATCACATCACCCTTGGCCGGATTGATCAAAGTGACGGACAGTCACGCAACCGCTCGAACTGCTACACCCTGCGCACGACGTGAATGCTTACAAACCCGCGACCAAAGATCGCTAGGGGTGGTGTCCGCTTACCGGTGGAGCGGAATCTTGCATTGTCGACGTCGACAGTCTCATGCCCCTTGATACGCCAGGAGGATGGCTATGACGGTTCATCGACTACTACCCACAGTTCGGCGCCATAGTGGATGGAACCATCCGACGGCTTGACATCGACTATCTTGTCTTTCCTGAGCTCGATGTCTGAGTACTCTTCATCTTCCGGATCGTAGCCGCAGTGATGACATCCCTGACTGATCCCTTCCGTGAAGGCGTGGGAAAGGTCTGGAATACCGATCTCCGGGTATCCTGGAACCGCCCACAGCACGAACGCGAGCTGACCGCGGCGCTTCACGCGTGGTCGGCGATTATCTGGGATGATTCACGCTACAGGCTCCCGCGCAGGGTTGAAGCGATCCCATTCCAAGCTCCAGAATGCTCCAAATCCATGCGAGTAAACAAAATCCCGTTCCGACGCATGGATGGGATAGGCGCCGACAATCTCGACTAGGTCACGCGCTTCTGAGCCAACTTCAGCACGACTTAGATCGAGCAATCCCAGGTCACGCTCAACTGCAGGCTCGGCCAAGACGAGGCTATTCATTGTGGAGCCTTCCACGTACGGCTTCATGTAGCCAAGCACTTGGCCAAGATTAAAAGGACAGATGCCTCGCAAAGCGGCAACTACCCTTGCGGGAACCGGAGACCACTCGACATCGTCCGAGCGGACAGTGATGGATAGTTCTCGACCTCTCGCCCCCCAGCCTGGATGGCTAGAGAAGGAGAGCCCATAGGTGAAACCCGTCACATATCCAGGTTCCGGCGTGCCGATGTAGGAGATAGCGCGAACAGGCCCGTCCTCTATCACCCGCGGTTCAACATCGCTAATGATAGGCGTCACACCGGTGAGCGAATTGAGCAGCTCACAGTAGTGGTCGAACCGGTCAAGCGTGTCGCGGCCAGACATAACGTCTCCTAGGTTAGCACTCTTCCTGGAAGGGGCGGACGCGCCAGCGCTAAACGTGGCAGCGCCCGCCCACTATCATCGCCTATCTACCTAGGCGGTGGATAGAAATGTCCCAAGGCGGCGTCCCACCACTGGGTCTTGTCGTGATCGATGTACGAGTTGAACTCATTAAACCTACCGACCGGAATTCTCCACTCGGTTAGGCCCGCTTCGCCATTAGTATTCGGCAAATCGAACTCGAGTTTGCCGAAAGCTTTTCGGAACCCCGGCTTCATCACAAAGCGATGGAACCCCAGGTCGTGCCCGTTTCCAGCATACTGCGCTGCCCCCTCCGGCTTGTTGGAAAGATACGCCGTTGGGAAAGGCCCTGAATGGTTATCTGCATTCAGGCCGAGCGCCTCACTCGCACGCTTTCCTGTCGCGGGCGAGCGGTAGAGGACTACCGTATCATCATCGCCATCGAGGATATCGGTGGACTTTTTGGGCAGCCCCTTTGGCTTAAAGGGGTTGCGTCCAAGCGGGTTATGCATCCCGCCATCGGCTATGCCGTCGCCAGGTGATACGCCGCCCTCTCCTAAGGCTTTGTCCACTTCCTTGGCGGCTCCGCAGAGGTACGAGGGCGGATTGCAATAGAAGTCTGCCTGGGGTCCGGCTTCTGGGTTACTTATCTTCTCCAGAGCCTCTTGGGCCTGGCCGACCGCTTCCTGGACAGCGCGCACCTGCTCCCGCATCTTCCATCCGCGGGACTTCTTCTTTCCGCTTGCGTGATGAGTTTTAGCGAAGGTCCGGTCAGATTCAGAGTTTCCGGTGTCGACTCGGTGGCCGTCGATTTCGACGCCGCTGATGGGGTTACCGCCGGTGAAGGCGTAGCGGTTGGCCGTCCAGGGATCGAGTCCGAGGCCGAGGTCGGCCAGGGCGCCGTTGTAGCTGTCGAGGTTGAGGAAGCGGTTGAGGTTGGGGTTGTAGTCGCGGAACCCCATGTCATACATGCCGGTGGAGTTGTCCCAGCGCTTGGCGTTGAAGCGGTAGGGGTTGTACTCCTCCTTGGCGGTGGGATCGACGGGATCCGGTTTGTCGATGCCGGTGAAGAGTTTGTCGTCGTTCTTGCCGTAGGCGGTGTAGCCGTAGGTGGCGCGGGTGTCACCGGCGTCGGTGGTGATCTGTTCGACGTCGGTGTGGGCGTTGTAGCCGTAGTAGGACGACTCCTCGCCGCCGGTGCCGGTCACCTTGATCTGGGACAGCCGCTCGCCCCACGGGCTGTACTGGAAGGACTTGGTGAGCTTGCCGGCGACCTCTTCGTCCAGGACCTCGGCGGACAGGCCGAGGTAGGAGTAGGTGGTGGTCTTGGCGGAGGTGGAGCCTTCCTTCTCGGTCTTGCTGGTGGTGCGATCGAGTGGGTCGTAGGTGTAGGTGGTCACCGTGGAGGCGCCGTCGCCGCCGAGCTTCTCGTGCCGGGTGACGTGGTCGAAGCCGTCGTAGGTGTACTTCTCCTGCACCTTGCCGCCGCCGGTGATGGTGCGCAGCCGGCCGTAGGGGTCGTAGTTGTAGGTGCTGGTGGCTCCGGCGGTGACCGAGGTCATCAGGCGGTTGCGGTCGTAGGTGAAGGTGGTCTTCTTGCCGAGGACTTCTTCCTCGTAGACGTTGCTGTTGGCGTCGTGCCAGTACGTCTCGGTGCTGGCCGTCCCGCCGGCGACCGGGGTCTTGACGGTCTTGGCGATGCGGTCGCGGGGGTCGTAGGTGTAGGTGAAGTCGTGTTCGAGGTAGGCGCCGGGGTTGTCGGCGTTCTGGATCTTGGTGAGGTCGCGGGCGCGGTGCAGGTTGCCCTGGTAGCCGATGGTGTGCTCGGCGACGACCGTGGCGTTGGCCTTCTTCTCGATGCTGTGCCGGAGCAGGCCGTCGAGGAAGTAGTCGTAGGTGACGGTGTTGGTGTTGGCCTTGGTCTCGGTAAGGCGTTCGGCCTTGGGGGTGTAGGTGTAGCTGGTGACCTTCGGCGCGGTGTCGGTGGCCGACTTCTTGTTGACGACCTGATCGACCAGATCCCGCACGTCATACCGGTAGGAGGCCAGCGTCTTGTCGTGGGTGCGCTCGGTGACGGCGCTGTTCTCGTTGTAGGTGTAGGTGGTGGTGTTCTTCAGGACGCCGGCGAGCTTCTCCTCGATCTTGCTGATCTGGTTGAGGCCGGTGTAGGCGATGTCCCAGACGTCGATCTTCGCGGTCGGCGAGCGGTCGTCGATGCGGGTGAGGTTGGCGTTGGCGTCGTAGGTGTAGGCGAAGTCCTTCTTCTCCGCGTCGGTCTCGCCGCTGTTGTCGCGGACCAGCTTGACCGCGTCGGCGACGACGCTGCCGTTGGCCTCGTCGGTCAGGGTGATGGCGTGGGTGTTGCCCGCGGTGAAGGCGAACGTGCCGAGGTCGACCCAGTCGCCGGTGTTCTTGGTCTGGTCTAGGACGACGACCTGCTCGCCGCCGTCGTGCTTGATCGTGTACTTGGCGTTGGTCGCTGTCGCGCCGGCCGGGTACTTGACCTGCACCTTGTAGCTGCCGGGGGTCGGGGTGGTCAGGCCCCAGGTGAAGGAGGACTGGCCGGTTCCGGCGGGGGCGGTGGCGTAGTCGTAGCCGACGAACCCGGACGTCGCCGTGGCGGTGACGGCGGGGCCGACGATGTTCGACGAGGAGGCGCCGCTGGTGCCGGCGAGGGTCCACGAGCCGACCGCGGTGACCTGGCCGATGTCGGAGTTGTCGCCCAGGACCACGTCCAGGCCGAGCGGGACGCCGTCGTCGGAGTGGGTCTTGAGCTTGCCGTCGGGGTAGTAGGACCAGTCCAGGGCGCGCTGGCTGGAGCCGCCCGCGCTGGTGACGGTGCGGTTGGTCTGCAACCCGAGGTTGTTGTAGTCGTAGGTGGTCTTGATGTCCCACGGGTCGGTGGTGGTCTTGGACCAGCCGTTGTCCCAGTAGGTCATCGAGGAGACGTTGCGGATGGTCTGGCCGTGGGAGGGCGGGGCGGAGATCTCCTTCAGCCGGGAGACCTGGTCGTAGACGTACTTCACCGAATCGGGGGTGTTGTACTTCGGGTCGTCCTTGTCGAAGGGGTAGATCTCCTCTTCGGGACGGTTGAGCTTGTCGTACTTGGTTTCGGCGATGAAGTCGGTCGGGTCGTCGGCGGTCTCGACGCCGCGCGGGGTGATGACCTTGGTGCGGTTGCCGACCTGGTCGTATTCGAACCGGGTGATCGTGTACTTGATCACGCCGTCGGTCTGCGAGTGCGGCACCTTGGTTTCGACGACGGCGCCGCGCTTGTCGAGGCCGATGAGAGTCTTGTTGCCGTCCTGGTCGGTCTGGCCTTCGACCAGGCCGTCCAGGTCGTAGTCGGTGATGGTCTGGAAGCCGGCGGCGTCCTTGACGTGGGTGACCCGGTGGTTGCGGTCGTAGGTGTAGGACGCCGTGTAGTCGGCCGTGTCCGCGGTGTTGTTCTTGCGCGGGTCGACGACCTTCTCCACATTGCCGACGTTGTCGTAGACGTAGGTGATCTTGTTGATCCTGTGCTGGTCGGCGGTCAGCACGTCGGTCAGCTGGTAGATCGGGTCATACACAAACGACGTGGTGAAGTCGGCCGGGACCGATGGGGTGAGATTGCCCTTCGGCTCGGTCTGGGTCTTGAGGTTGCCCGCCGCGTCGTAGGTGAAGGTGGCCTTGCGCTCCTGGCCGCTCTCGCTGTCCTTCGGCAGGAACGACTCGATGAGCTGGTCGGCCTCGTCGTAGGTCGCGGTCGAGACGGCCCCGTTGGGGGCGGTCATCGTGGTGATGTTGTCGTTGGGGTCGTAGATCGGGGCCGGGGTGACGATGTACTCGCCCTTGTCCTGGTCCTTGGGGACCTTCGACTCCAGCGGTCGCTTGAACAGGTCGTAGGTCTGTGTGGTCTTCTTGCCGAGCGCGTCGGTCACCGACAGCACGTTGCCGCGCACGTCGTACTCGGTGATGGTGGTGTGGTCCCCTTCGGCCGGCGTCTCCACGCCGAGGGCGTCGGTGATCTTCTGCGGGTAGCCGGTCGGGTGGTAGTCGCTGAAGACGGTCGGATTGCCGTTGGCGTCCGTTGATTTGATCAGCTGGCCGACCGCGTCGTAGTCGTACGAGGTCGTGTAGTCACCCGCGGTGGGCGAGGCGACGCCGAGCGGGTCTGTGACGGTCTTCAGGTTGCCCTTGGCGTCGTAGCCGAAGGCCCACTTCCGCCCTTCCGGCGACGTCTTCTCGGTCAGGTCGGCGACGTAGCCTTTCAGGAACGTCTGGTAGGCCAGCACCGTGGGAGCTGTGGTATTGGCGTTGGCCTCGGCGTCCTTCAGCTCCAGCGGGTAGCCGGTCTTCTGGTCGAAGACCCACGTGGCGTAGGCGCCGTTGTCCTCGGTCAGCTTGACCACGTTGTGGTCGGGGTCCCAGGTGAGTGCGGTGGTCTCGTTCTTGGCGTTGACGATCGATTCCGGTCGGCCGTAGGCGTCCAGCACGTACTTGGTGGCGTGCTGAAGCGGATCGGTGACGGTGGCGTGGATCATGCCGCCCTGCGGCCCGTCCGGGTCGACGTAGTCGAACTTCGTCACACCGTTGAGCCGGTCGGTGAGGGTCTCGACCTTCCACAGGTCCTTGGGGTCGACAGGCGCCTCGTAGTACTTCAGCTTCGTGGAGTTGCCCCGCGGGTCCTCGACCGCGACCAGCTTGACGTTCTTGTTGCCCTGCAGCGCGTCGTAGGCGAACCGGAACCTCTTCGCGCCCGCATCACCTTCACCGTCGACCATCTTGGCCATTAGGCCCTTGTCGGTGTAGGTGAAGGTCACCTTCCGCCCGGCGATGTCGGTGATGGATTCGACGTTGTCGATGATGTGCGGGTTGGTCAGCTTGGTGTCGCTGACCTCGGCGCCCGCGTCGTTGATGTAGGCGTAATCCTGGCCCTTGGCGTAGTAGTCCAGGGTCAGGGTGCGGCGTCCGGCGGCGTCGGTGATGTGCTGCAGGAACTTGGTCGGCTTGTTGTTGGACTTACGTCGCTCGTAGGTGAACGACATGGTGTTGCCGTTCTTGTCCACGATCGCCGACTGGAAGCCCTCCTCGTCGAAGAAGAACTGGGTCCGGTCCGGCTTGGTGAACACCCACCGCCGCTGCGAGGTCAGCTCGCGATCGGGGTAGTACACCTGCGGGTCGACCTGCTGCAGGTACAGGTGCACGCCGCGCGGGTGCGTGTAGTCGCAGGTGGTGTAGTCGCAGCTGGTGTTGCCGTGCTTGTCCAGCGTCCACACGTGTGTGGTGCCGTCGCCGTCGGTCAGCCGTACCTGCTCCGGCCACTTCTGCCCCGGAGGGTGGAACTTCAGCTGAGAGCCGAGCTTTTGCAGGCTGGAGGTCTGCAACGACCAGCCGTAGCCGAGTGAGGCAGTGGAGGTGTCCAGGCTGTTGTAGGTCATCCGGGCGAACGTCTGCACACCCCGGGAGGGGTTGGTGAAGGCGTTGTAGTTCCACACCACGTTGCCCGCGTACGGGTTGACCAGCGCGGTCGACCCTGCGCCGGTGTTCTTGCCGGTGTAGGCGTAGAACTTCTCCGCCCCCAGCAGATCGGAGGTGGGAGAGTCGAGACGGATCTGCTGCGGCAGCTGCGGCAGGTGGTGGGAGGCCGACTTCCAGTTGTTGGTGAGCGTGTCCTGCACGTCCCACACCAGCGAGATCGCCTCGGCCTTGTTGGCCGCGGATCCGACGGTGGTGGCCGGGGCCTTGACCTGCGCCTCCACCATCACCGACGCGCCGGGAGCCAGATCGTAGGGCAGGGTCTTCTTCAGCTGGCTGTCGGGGGTGGAGACGTCGGTGCCGTCGGGCAGTTTCCAGTGGTAGGAGACCGCGGTCGTGGCGGCGGGCCAGGTCTCGTTGGTGGTGTTGGTGACCATCACGTCGACTGTCTTGACCTGTCCGACATCCAGCTGCACGGGGCCGCCGGGCGCGTACAGTGAACGCGGTGTTCCATCGCGGTAGGTGACCCACAGTCGTGGCCGCAGCACCGGCTCGTCGGTCTCGCTGGACAGGAACGACACCGACTGTTTGGCCGCACCTGCCTCGTTGGCGACCTTGACGAGCACGCCGTGGTTGGTGGCCGGGTCGGCCCGCCAGGCCTTGGCTGTCTCGGTGATCGACCAGCGTCGCCAGCCCGGCGTCGCGGTGATCGGAGACAGGCTGGCGAGTGCCGTCGGGTCGTAGTCGCCGCCCTGGCTTGCCCAGGGGCTGGTCCACGTCGCGCTCTCGTCGAAGCTCTTGGTCAGCTTGTGCGCGTCCAGGCTCACGCCGGAACCGGTGGTGGAGGCCTCCCACAGCGACAGCGACGCGCCGGTGATCTCCGCCCCGGCAGGAACCTTGTCGGCGAAGTCGCTGAAGGACA
This window of the Nonomuraea africana genome carries:
- a CDS encoding DNRLRE domain-containing protein, with translation MLVLTPALLVTSTPALPAQAQTPASSHEAGFVSQVASWVSNGIAGLFAEDPKGEMRPSGQQITLPGRQAAKPAAPTKQPPGKRVKEQTGKRSQYGKVYQLEDGRSQLELSTRPVHYKDADGNWQNVDTRLEAISDDGFVHGNDKSGFSTRFGDKTDKLARIKLGERQLTLGVVGDAKQVTPAVNGSTVTYPGVRDGADLVYKVTPEGVKEYIVLSKPPAGDASFSFTVKTGGVQAQANADGSIAFNGEDGTPVFTVPKPFMIDAEVDVASPYGKRYSDAVTQTVTQQGSEATITITPDASWLAAPERKWPVVIDPTFQVTPENNDAYVDSAKKTTNFDSAWQLPVGKTATGINRSLMWFYMPYELEAVTRIDQATLQTYFDQALGETGPVTVQAREIIADWSEFSVTWNNQPAVSSTVLSSVTRNPGELSRWHSFDVTPVVNRWMNSADTPYGFMLRAADEGTTGKIGGPVYEASEDVYGGDGALGDVTTHPKLLITYGNPSVKLKPVTVTTWAGASLSWTAYADPTPQDASDDLVEYRLRRHCPSGCQSSPEGGSVDTLVTTLAPDVTSYVDTSSGPSPVDASLPEYVHQATYWVEAVLKNGQVAPSQELTVPLPRVGDAGVLVYGTADTTLSSGEPAAGHDQVAGQKRLQVGNTATTLGNTRAVVSFSDFADKVPAGAEITGASLSLWEASTTGSGVSLDAHKLTKSFDESATWTSPWASQGGDYDPTALASLSPITATPGWRRWSITETAKAWRADPATNHGVLVKVANEAGAAKQSVSFLSSETDEPVLRPRLWVTYRDGTPRSLYAPGGPVQLDVGQVKTVDVMVTNTTNETWPAATTAVSYHWKLPDGTDVSTPDSQLKKTLPYDLAPGASVMVEAQVKAPATTVGSAANKAEAISLVWDVQDTLTNNWKSASHHLPQLPQQIRLDSPTSDLLGAEKFYAYTGKNTGAGSTALVNPYAGNVVWNYNAFTNPSRGVQTFARMTYNSLDTSTASLGYGWSLQTSSLQKLGSQLKFHPPGQKWPEQVRLTDGDGTTHVWTLDKHGNTSCDYTTCDYTHPRGVHLYLQQVDPQVYYPDRELTSQRRWVFTKPDRTQFFFDEEGFQSAIVDKNGNTMSFTYERRKSNNKPTKFLQHITDAAGRRTLTLDYYAKGQDYAYINDAGAEVSDTKLTNPHIIDNVESITDIAGRKVTFTYTDKGLMAKMVDGEGDAGAKRFRFAYDALQGNKNVKLVAVEDPRGNSTKLKYYEAPVDPKDLWKVETLTDRLNGVTKFDYVDPDGPQGGMIHATVTDPLQHATKYVLDAYGRPESIVNAKNETTALTWDPDHNVVKLTEDNGAYATWVFDQKTGYPLELKDAEANANTTAPTVLAYQTFLKGYVADLTEKTSPEGRKWAFGYDAKGNLKTVTDPLGVASPTAGDYTTSYDYDAVGQLIKSTDANGNPTVFSDYHPTGYPQKITDALGVETPAEGDHTTITEYDVRGNVLSVTDALGKKTTQTYDLFKRPLESKVPKDQDKGEYIVTPAPIYDPNDNITTMTAPNGAVSTATYDEADQLIESFLPKDSESGQERKATFTYDAAGNLKTQTEPKGNLTPSVPADFTTSFVYDPIYQLTDVLTADQHRINKITYVYDNVGNVEKVVDPRKNNTADTADYTASYTYDRNHRVTHVKDAAGFQTITDYDLDGLVEGQTDQDGNKTLIGLDKRGAVVETKVPHSQTDGVIKYTITRFEYDQVGNRTKVITPRGVETADDPTDFIAETKYDKLNRPEEEIYPFDKDDPKYNTPDSVKYVYDQVSRLKEISAPPSHGQTIRNVSSMTYWDNGWSKTTTDPWDIKTTYDYNNLGLQTNRTVTSAGGSSQRALDWSYYPDGKLKTHSDDGVPLGLDVVLGDNSDIGQVTAVGSWTLAGTSGASSSNIVGPAVTATATSGFVGYDYATAPAGTGQSSFTWGLTTPTPGSYKVQVKYPAGATATNAKYTIKHDGGEQVVVLDQTKNTGDWVDLGTFAFTAGNTHAITLTDEANGSVVADAVKLVRDNSGETDAEKKDFAYTYDANANLTRIDDRSPTAKIDVWDIAYTGLNQISKIEEKLAGVLKNTTTYTYNENSAVTERTHDKTLASYRYDVRDLVDQVVNKKSATDTAPKVTSYTYTPKAERLTETKANTNTVTYDYFLDGLLRHSIEKKANATVVAEHTIGYQGNLHRARDLTKIQNADNPGAYLEHDFTYTYDPRDRIAKTVKTPVAGGTASTETYWHDANSNVYEEEVLGKKTTFTYDRNRLMTSVTAGATSTYNYDPYGRLRTITGGGKVQEKYTYDGFDHVTRHEKLGGDGASTVTTYTYDPLDRTTSKTEKEGSTSAKTTTYSYLGLSAEVLDEEVAGKLTKSFQYSPWGERLSQIKVTGTGGEESSYYGYNAHTDVEQITTDAGDTRATYGYTAYGKNDDKLFTGIDKPDPVDPTAKEEYNPYRFNAKRWDNSTGMYDMGFRDYNPNLNRFLNLDSYNGALADLGLGLDPWTANRYAFTGGNPISGVEIDGHRVDTGNSESDRTFAKTHHASGKKKSRGWKMREQVRAVQEAVGQAQEALEKISNPEAGPQADFYCNPPSYLCGAAKEVDKALGEGGVSPGDGIADGGMHNPLGRNPFKPKGLPKKSTDILDGDDDTVVLYRSPATGKRASEALGLNADNHSGPFPTAYLSNKPEGAAQYAGNGHDLGFHRFVMKPGFRKAFGKLEFDLPNTNGEAGLTEWRIPVGRFNEFNSYIDHDKTQWWDAALGHFYPPPR